From a region of the Anoplopoma fimbria isolate UVic2021 breed Golden Eagle Sablefish chromosome 16, Afim_UVic_2022, whole genome shotgun sequence genome:
- the galnt13 gene encoding polypeptide N-acetylgalactosaminyltransferase 13 isoform X2 has protein sequence MRRFVYCKVVLTTSLVWVLVDVFLLLYFSECNKCDDRKDRSLLPALRAVISRSHEGPGEMGKAVNIPKDNQEKMKELFKINQFNLMASDMIALNRSLPDVRLDGCKTKLYPDELPNTSIVIVFHNEAWSTLLRTVHSVINRSPRHLLVDIVLVDDASERDFLKKKLENYVRTMEVPVRILRMEQRSGLIRARLRGAAATKGQVITFLDAHCECTVGWLEPLLARIKEDRTAVVCPIIDVISDETFEYMAGSDMTYGGFNWKLNFRWYPVPQREMDRRKGDRTLPVKTPTMAGGLFSIDKSYFEEIGSYDPGMDIWGGENLEMSFRIWQCGGSLEIVTCSHVGHVFRKATPYSFPGGTGQVINKNNRRLAEVWMDDFKDFFYIISPGVMRVDYGDVSSRKDLREALKCKPFSWYLENIYPDSQIPRRYYSLGEIRNVETNQCVDNMGRKENEKVGFFNCHGMGGNQVFSYTADKEIRTDDLCLDVSRLNGPVVMLKCHHMKGNQMFEYDAERLTLLHVNSNQCLDMPSEEDKMVPTLRDCNGNRAQQWLLRNMTLSV, from the exons ATGCGACGGTTCGTCTACTGTAAGGTGGTGTTGACCACCTCTTTAGTGTGGGTGCTGGTGGACGTGTTCTTGCTGCTCTACTTCAGCGAGTGTAATAAATGTGACGATAGGAAAGACCGCTCGCTGCTCCCGGCCCTGAGAG CGGTGATATCTCGGAGCCACGAGGGTCCGGGGGAGATGGGCAAGGCAGTAAACATCCCCAAGGACAACCAGGAGAAAATGAAGGAGCTATTTAAGATTAACCAGTTCAATCTGATGGCCAGCGACATGATCGCGCTCAACAGGAGTCTGCCAGACGTGAGGCTGGATGG CTGTAAGACCAAGCTGTATCCAGATGAGCTGCCAAACACCAGCATTGTCATCGTGTTTCACAACGAGGCGTGGAGCACCCTGCTGAGGACAGTTCACAGTGTCATCAACCGCTCGCCCAGACATTTGTTGGTGGATATCGTGCTGGTCGACGACGCCAGCGAGCGAG actTCCTGAAGAAGAAGCTGGAGAACTATGTGCGGACTATGGAGGTGCCAGTGAGGATCCTGAGGATGGAGCAGCGTTCAGGTCTAATCAGAGCCAGGTTGAGGGGGGCGGCCGCCACCAAAGGCCAGGTCATCACCTTCCTGGACGCTCACTGCGAGTGTACTGTCGGATGGCTGGAGCCCCTGCTGGCACGCATCAAAGAGGACAG gACAGCAGTGGTGTGCCCTATCATCGATGTCATCAGTGACGAGACGTTTGAATACATGGCGGGCTCAGACATGACCTATGGTGGATTCAACTGGAAGCTGAATTTCCGCTGGTACCCGGTTCCCCAGCGGGAGATGGATCGACGCAAGGGGGACAGAACTCTGCCTGTCAA GACTCCCACCATGGCAGGAGGATTATTCTCTATAGACAAATCATACTTTGAAGAAATAGGAAGCTACGATCCAGGGATGGATATTTGGGGCGGAGAGAACCTGGAAATGTCTTTTCGA atCTGGCAGTGCGGTGGCTCGTTGGAAATAGTAACATGTTCACACGTGGGCCATGTTTTCCGGAAGGCCACCCCGTACAGTTTCCCCGGAGGAACGGGCCAAgtcatcaacaaaaacaacaggcGCCTGGCTGAAGTCTGGATGGATGATTTCAAAGATTTCTTCTATATCATATCACCAG GCGTGATGCGGGTGGACTACGGAGACGTTTCTTCCCGTAAAGACCTCCGTGAGGCCTTGAAGTGCAAACCGTTTTCCTGGTATCTAGAGAACATCTATCCAGACTCCCAAATCCCAAGAAGATACTACTCACTTGGTGAA ATCAGAAACGTTGAGACCAACCAATGTGTGGACAACATGGGAAGAAAGGAGAACGAGAAAGTTGGCTTTTTCAACTGTCATGGCATGGGTGGAAACCAG GTGTTCTCTTACACGGCGGATAAAGAAATTAGGACAGACGACCTCTGTCTGGACGTCTCCCGTCTCAATGGACCCGTCGTCATGCTCAAGTGTCACCACATGAAGGGCAATCAGATGTTCGAGTACGACGCAGAG CGACTCACCCTGCTGCATGTGAACAGCAACCAGTGTTTGGACATGCCGTCCGAGGAGGACAAGATGGTCCCCACCCTGAGAGACTGCAACGGCAACCGCGCTCAGCAGTGGCTGCTCCGTAACATGACCCTGAGCGTCTGA
- the galnt13 gene encoding polypeptide N-acetylgalactosaminyltransferase 13 isoform X1 — protein sequence MRRFVYCKVVLTTSLVWVLVDVFLLLYFSECNKCDDRKDRSLLPALRAVISRSHEGPGEMGKAVNIPKDNQEKMKELFKINQFNLMASDMIALNRSLPDVRLDGCKTKLYPDELPNTSIVIVFHNEAWSTLLRTVHSVINRSPRHLLVDIVLVDDASERDFLKKKLENYVRTMEVPVRILRMEQRSGLIRARLRGAAATKGQVITFLDAHCECTVGWLEPLLARIKEDRTAVVCPIIDVISDETFEYMAGSDMTYGGFNWKLNFRWYPVPQREMDRRKGDRTLPVKTPTMAGGLFSIDKSYFEEIGSYDPGMDIWGGENLEMSFRIWQCGGSLEIVTCSHVGHVFRKATPYSFPGGTGQVINKNNRRLAEVWMDDFKDFFYIISPGVMRVDYGDVSSRKDLREALKCKPFSWYLENIYPDSQIPRRYYSLGEIRNVETNQCVDNMGRKENEKVGFFNCHGMGGNQVFSYTADKEIRTDDLCLDVSRLNGPVVMLKCHHMKGNQMFEYDAEHTFLHIITQSCLTISRLEDGTYGPTVEHCSNSPIQAWTLHNYTRLEVARHLYFSPTDYFL from the exons ATGCGACGGTTCGTCTACTGTAAGGTGGTGTTGACCACCTCTTTAGTGTGGGTGCTGGTGGACGTGTTCTTGCTGCTCTACTTCAGCGAGTGTAATAAATGTGACGATAGGAAAGACCGCTCGCTGCTCCCGGCCCTGAGAG CGGTGATATCTCGGAGCCACGAGGGTCCGGGGGAGATGGGCAAGGCAGTAAACATCCCCAAGGACAACCAGGAGAAAATGAAGGAGCTATTTAAGATTAACCAGTTCAATCTGATGGCCAGCGACATGATCGCGCTCAACAGGAGTCTGCCAGACGTGAGGCTGGATGG CTGTAAGACCAAGCTGTATCCAGATGAGCTGCCAAACACCAGCATTGTCATCGTGTTTCACAACGAGGCGTGGAGCACCCTGCTGAGGACAGTTCACAGTGTCATCAACCGCTCGCCCAGACATTTGTTGGTGGATATCGTGCTGGTCGACGACGCCAGCGAGCGAG actTCCTGAAGAAGAAGCTGGAGAACTATGTGCGGACTATGGAGGTGCCAGTGAGGATCCTGAGGATGGAGCAGCGTTCAGGTCTAATCAGAGCCAGGTTGAGGGGGGCGGCCGCCACCAAAGGCCAGGTCATCACCTTCCTGGACGCTCACTGCGAGTGTACTGTCGGATGGCTGGAGCCCCTGCTGGCACGCATCAAAGAGGACAG gACAGCAGTGGTGTGCCCTATCATCGATGTCATCAGTGACGAGACGTTTGAATACATGGCGGGCTCAGACATGACCTATGGTGGATTCAACTGGAAGCTGAATTTCCGCTGGTACCCGGTTCCCCAGCGGGAGATGGATCGACGCAAGGGGGACAGAACTCTGCCTGTCAA GACTCCCACCATGGCAGGAGGATTATTCTCTATAGACAAATCATACTTTGAAGAAATAGGAAGCTACGATCCAGGGATGGATATTTGGGGCGGAGAGAACCTGGAAATGTCTTTTCGA atCTGGCAGTGCGGTGGCTCGTTGGAAATAGTAACATGTTCACACGTGGGCCATGTTTTCCGGAAGGCCACCCCGTACAGTTTCCCCGGAGGAACGGGCCAAgtcatcaacaaaaacaacaggcGCCTGGCTGAAGTCTGGATGGATGATTTCAAAGATTTCTTCTATATCATATCACCAG GCGTGATGCGGGTGGACTACGGAGACGTTTCTTCCCGTAAAGACCTCCGTGAGGCCTTGAAGTGCAAACCGTTTTCCTGGTATCTAGAGAACATCTATCCAGACTCCCAAATCCCAAGAAGATACTACTCACTTGGTGAA ATCAGAAACGTTGAGACCAACCAATGTGTGGACAACATGGGAAGAAAGGAGAACGAGAAAGTTGGCTTTTTCAACTGTCATGGCATGGGTGGAAACCAG GTGTTCTCTTACACGGCGGATAAAGAAATTAGGACAGACGACCTCTGTCTGGACGTCTCCCGTCTCAATGGACCCGTCGTCATGCTCAAGTGTCACCACATGAAGGGCAATCAGATGTTCGAGTACGACGCAGAG CACACCTTCCTCCACATCATCACCCAATCATGTCTGACCATCAGCCGCCTGGAGGACGGCACCTACGGCCCCACAGTGGAGCACTGTAGCAACAGTCCCATACAGGCCTGGACCCTCCACAACTACACGCGTCTGGAAGTGGCTAGACACCTTTACTTCAGTCCCactgattattttctctga
- the rprma gene encoding protein reprimo A: MNNTGFNQTEAGLLNKTEEFLCCNFSSVVTDNGFVAAAPDERSLFVMRVVQIAVMCVLSLTVVFGIFFLGCNLLIKSEGMINFLVTERRPSKEAEAVIVGAY; the protein is encoded by the coding sequence atgaATAACACCGGGTTCAACCAAACGGAGGCCGGACTGCTCAACAAGACCGAGGAGTTTTTGTGCTGCAACTTTTCCTCCGTGGTGACCGATAACGGCTTCGTGGCCGCCGCGCCGGACGAGAGGAGCCTCTTCGTCATGAGGGTGGTCCAGATAGCCGTCATGTGCGTTTTGTCTCTCACGGTGGTTTTTGGCATATTCTTCTTGGGTTGCAACCTTCTCATAAAGTCAGAGGGAATGATCAACTTTTTGGTAACGGAAAGGAGGCCGTCTAAAGAAGCGGAGGCAGTTATTGTCGGAGCCTACTGA